One genomic window of Panicum hallii strain FIL2 chromosome 6, PHallii_v3.1, whole genome shotgun sequence includes the following:
- the LOC112896465 gene encoding uncharacterized protein LOC112896465, which yields MTSSAAPAPAASQPPRLHITTSTTGASTITSPSSHHSPSSARSPHSASRSSSPRGSSNTGAGAGGGSGSGGTNQACAACKYQRRKCNPDCPLAPYFPADQQRRFLNAHRLFGVSNILKTLKRLRPDLCADAMSTLIYQSDMRAQDPVGGCYRFILSLERQLELETAELTAVLHHLALCRQAAAAATAIPPQEGGMADLDVTSSNQPLLLNAEQEVVDALYANHEPDAAILQTDHVHHHDHGDSPHDHGEQQQQQQLFDYFYYEATASDDASSKPTIDINLDNMQQFDFDDTCAAEKVDLSTAGPEEIGQQQHHLDMNCQIDHEDYEIKAAALVDAFDMRQELQPVDVNAGVDVKAVDVNAGIGVDIKAVDVNANLDVNVDLQEEDANNIAAGDGAAQMAADLSHCRLGLGFSSF from the coding sequence ATGACCTCCTCCGCTGCCCCCGCCCCGGCCGCCTCCCAACCCCCGCGCCTTCATATTACCACCAGCACCACCGGGGCCTCCACGATCACATCGCCCTCCTCGCACCACAGCCCCAGCAGCGCGCGCTCCCCGCATTCGGCGAGCAGGAGCAGCTCCCCTCGAGGCAGCAGCAAcaccggcgccggcgctggcggcggcagcggcagcggggGCACGAACCAGGCGTGCGCGGCGTGCAAGTACCAGCGGCGCAAGTGCAACCCAGACTGCCCGCTCGCGCCCTACTTCCCCGCCGACCAGCAGCGCCGCTTCCTCAACGCGCACCGCCTCTTCGGGGTCAGCAATATCCTCAAGACGCTCAAGCGCCTCCGGCCGGACCTCTGCGCCGACGCCATGAGCACGCTCATCTACCAGTCCGACATGCGCGCGCAGGACCCCGTCGGCGGCTGCTACCGCTTCATCCTCAGCCTCGAGCGCCAGCTCGAGCTCGAGACGGCCGAGCTCACCGCCGTCCTCCACCACCTCGCGCTCTGccgccaggccgccgccgcggccaccgcCATCCCGCCGCAGGAAGGCGGCATGGCCGACCTCGACGTCACGTCCTCCAACCAGCCGCTCCTCCTCAACGCCGAGCAGGAGGTCGTCGACGCGCTCTACGCAAACCACGAACCTGACGCCGCGATCCTTCAAACCGATCACGTCCACCACCACGATCACGGCGACAGCCCGCACGATCAcggcgagcagcagcagcagcagcagctcttcGACTACTTCTATTACGAAGCCACCGCCAGCGACGATGCCAGCAGCAAGCCGACCATCGACATAAACCTCGACAACATGCAGCAATTCGACTTCGACGATACCTGCGCCGCCGAGaaggtggacctgtccacggcGGGGCCAGAGGAGAtcgggcagcagcagcaccacctCGACATGAACTGCCAGATTGACCACGAGGACTACGAGATaaaggcggcggcgctcgtcgacgCGTTCGACATGCGGCAGGAGCTGCAGCCGGTGGACGTGAACGCCGGTGTTGACGTCAAGGCGGTAGACGTGAACGCCGGCATTGGCGTTGACATCAAGGCGGTGGATGTGAACGCCAACCTCGACGTCAATGTCGACCTACAGGAGGAGGATGCAAACAACATCGCAGCAGGTGACGGAGCAGCACAAATGGCAGCTGATTTGTCGCATTGCAGACTAGGGTTAGGCTTTTCTTCGTTCTGA